One stretch of Halobacillus litoralis DNA includes these proteins:
- a CDS encoding adenylosuccinate synthase gives MSSVVVVGTQWGDEGKGKITDFLSQNAEVVARYQGGNNAGHTIKFDGVTYKLHLIPSGIFFEDKTCVLGNGMVIDPKALLEELKYLHDKGVSTDNLRISNRAHVILPYHLKLDELQEEDKGANKIGTTKKGIGPAYMDKAARTGIRIADLLDKESFHEKLEQNLAEKNRLFEKVYETAPFAVEDILDEYFEYGQQIAAYVCDTSVVLNDGLDEGRRVLFEGAQGVMLDIDQGTYPFVTSSNPIAGGVTIGSGVGPSKIKHVVGVSKAYTTRVGDGPFPTELENEVGDQIREVGREYGTTTGRPRRVGWFDSVVVRHARRVSGITDLSLNSIDVLTGIETLKICTAYKYKGEIMEEFPASLKVLAECEPVYEEMPGWTEDITGAKTLSDLPENARHYIERVSQLTGIPLSIFSVGPDRAQTNVVRSVYSE, from the coding sequence ATGTCTTCTGTAGTTGTAGTCGGAACCCAGTGGGGGGACGAAGGAAAAGGCAAGATTACTGATTTTCTATCACAAAATGCCGAAGTTGTCGCTCGTTATCAGGGCGGAAATAATGCGGGTCATACAATAAAATTTGATGGAGTCACATATAAACTTCACTTGATTCCTTCAGGGATCTTTTTTGAAGATAAAACATGCGTTCTTGGAAACGGAATGGTGATTGATCCAAAAGCACTGCTCGAAGAATTGAAATACTTACATGACAAAGGGGTATCTACAGATAATCTGCGGATCAGTAACCGTGCTCATGTCATTCTTCCCTATCACTTGAAATTAGATGAACTACAAGAGGAAGACAAGGGTGCGAATAAGATCGGAACGACCAAAAAAGGAATTGGTCCTGCCTACATGGACAAAGCGGCTCGTACCGGAATCCGTATCGCTGATTTACTTGATAAGGAAAGCTTCCATGAAAAGCTCGAGCAGAACCTTGCTGAGAAAAACCGTCTTTTTGAAAAAGTATATGAAACAGCACCATTTGCGGTGGAAGATATTCTTGATGAGTACTTTGAATATGGTCAACAAATAGCAGCCTACGTATGCGATACATCTGTCGTTTTGAACGATGGACTGGATGAAGGGCGTCGTGTTCTTTTTGAAGGTGCCCAGGGAGTTATGCTCGACATCGACCAAGGGACGTACCCTTTCGTCACCTCTTCCAATCCAATTGCGGGTGGAGTAACGATTGGCTCTGGTGTGGGACCATCAAAAATTAAACACGTCGTTGGTGTTTCGAAAGCTTATACGACACGTGTCGGAGATGGACCTTTCCCGACTGAGCTTGAAAACGAAGTCGGAGATCAAATCCGCGAAGTGGGACGCGAATATGGTACAACGACAGGGCGCCCACGCCGCGTCGGTTGGTTTGATAGTGTCGTTGTTCGTCATGCCCGTCGTGTAAGTGGAATTACTGACCTTTCCTTGAATTCCATTGATGTACTGACAGGTATTGAGACATTGAAAATTTGTACAGCTTACAAGTACAAAGGGGAAATCATGGAAGAGTTCCCGGCAAGTTTGAAAGTTCTTGCCGAATGTGAGCCTGTTTATGAGGAAATGCCAGGCTGGACGGAAGACATCACAGGGGCGAAGACGCTGAGTGATCTCCCTGAGAACGCACGTCACTACATTGAGCGTGTTTCTCAGTTGACTGGAATTCCTTTGTCTATTTTCTCTGTTGGTCCTGATCGTGCACAAACGAACGTTGTCCGCAGCGTATATAGTGAATAA
- a CDS encoding peptidoglycan DD-metalloendopeptidase family protein, whose protein sequence is MWKKLAVTAISVVSIGVGTAYAESSLPTVYHVYIDEQHVGMVENQAEVKAELRERMEEAEKDHEGLDLSYMEEVSFKEQKVLSAKDESSEVMDSIQNDLTFAAEVVRLYINGEPVAHLPNEEKAEQVIESIKQEYVGEDELEVIEKGTPELPDVGETKVMDVGLSAPVKMEEDQVALSQVHTVEEAVSKVEEGRHYPSDQSETSSFIGMMAKSKKPLVDVVLTEKERKEEEIPHKVQIKKTDELFKGESKVKQDGEDGKRELLIERTYRNGEETKEETVEKEVVKEPVKKIVLQGTKKVPSKGTGDFTWPAVGGEITSKQGKRWGRYHKGIDIAGVSDKTIKSADNGKVVEAGYRNSFGNKVVIDHGNGYETIYAHLSSIDVTKGQTVKKGEKIGVMGTTGHSTGVHLHFEVHKGGALENPLSYVSP, encoded by the coding sequence ATGTGGAAAAAACTAGCTGTCACAGCGATTTCCGTCGTAAGTATTGGTGTAGGGACGGCCTACGCCGAAAGTTCACTGCCGACGGTTTATCACGTATATATAGATGAACAACATGTAGGTATGGTAGAAAATCAAGCTGAGGTCAAAGCAGAACTACGCGAGCGTATGGAAGAGGCAGAAAAAGATCACGAAGGATTGGATCTCTCTTATATGGAAGAAGTCTCGTTCAAGGAGCAGAAAGTATTATCTGCGAAAGACGAATCCTCAGAGGTCATGGATTCGATTCAGAATGATTTAACCTTTGCTGCCGAGGTGGTACGCCTTTACATCAACGGGGAGCCTGTTGCCCATCTTCCGAATGAAGAGAAAGCCGAACAAGTCATAGAATCCATTAAACAGGAATATGTCGGAGAAGATGAACTTGAGGTTATAGAAAAAGGAACGCCTGAGCTGCCGGACGTCGGCGAAACGAAGGTTATGGATGTCGGCTTATCAGCTCCCGTCAAAATGGAAGAGGATCAGGTCGCGCTTTCGCAGGTTCATACGGTCGAAGAAGCAGTGTCCAAGGTGGAAGAAGGTCGTCATTATCCAAGCGATCAATCTGAAACTTCATCTTTCATAGGGATGATGGCTAAATCAAAGAAGCCACTTGTGGATGTTGTACTCACGGAGAAAGAACGTAAGGAAGAAGAAATTCCCCATAAAGTCCAAATAAAAAAGACGGATGAACTTTTTAAAGGTGAATCCAAAGTGAAGCAAGATGGGGAAGATGGAAAAAGAGAGCTGTTGATTGAACGAACGTACCGAAATGGTGAAGAAACAAAAGAAGAGACAGTTGAAAAAGAAGTCGTCAAAGAACCGGTCAAGAAGATTGTTCTTCAGGGAACAAAGAAAGTCCCTTCTAAAGGTACCGGTGATTTCACATGGCCGGCCGTCGGTGGTGAAATTACAAGTAAGCAGGGAAAACGCTGGGGCCGTTATCATAAAGGCATTGATATTGCTGGTGTCTCTGATAAAACGATTAAGTCCGCTGACAATGGTAAAGTGGTAGAGGCTGGATATCGGAATAGCTTCGGAAATAAAGTTGTTATCGATCATGGGAATGGATACGAGACCATTTACGCTCATCTCTCCTCGATTGATGTCACAAAAGGACAGACTGTCAAAAAAGGGGAAAAGATCGGAGTCATGGGAACGACAGGGCATTCCACAGGTGTACACCTTCATTTTGAAGTCCATAAAGGAGGGGCACTTGAAAATCCTCTTTCCTACGTCTCCCCCTGA
- a CDS encoding MBL fold metallo-hydrolase, whose amino-acid sequence MSMRFSVLASGSTGNAFYIESGEERILVDAGLSGKKMEGLLDQVNIDPQSLSRILVTHEHSDHIKGLGIMARRYNLPIYANEKTWNAMEGQIGKLSIDQKFHFSMEETKTFGGLDVESFAVSHDAADPMFYTFHKDGKKVALVTDLGYVSERIKKTVEGADAYIFESNHDVSMLRMGRYPWNVKRRILGDSGHVSNEDCALALTDIITDQTKRIYLAHLSLDNNMKDLAHMSVKNVLEERGIEVGSHIELHDTDPQEATPIFEV is encoded by the coding sequence ATGAGCATGAGATTTAGTGTACTTGCTTCAGGCAGTACGGGGAACGCATTCTATATTGAATCGGGAGAAGAGAGAATATTAGTGGATGCTGGCTTGAGTGGTAAGAAAATGGAAGGATTGCTTGATCAAGTGAACATCGATCCGCAATCGTTGTCACGAATCCTTGTCACTCATGAGCATAGTGATCACATCAAAGGTCTGGGTATCATGGCAAGACGCTACAACCTCCCTATCTATGCGAACGAAAAAACTTGGAATGCGATGGAAGGACAAATTGGTAAACTTTCCATCGATCAGAAATTCCATTTTTCCATGGAGGAAACAAAGACATTCGGGGGGTTGGATGTAGAATCCTTTGCCGTCTCTCATGACGCGGCAGATCCTATGTTTTATACGTTTCATAAGGACGGGAAGAAGGTTGCCCTCGTCACCGACCTCGGTTATGTATCAGAACGGATTAAAAAGACAGTGGAAGGTGCTGACGCCTACATTTTTGAATCGAATCATGATGTGAGCATGCTGCGAATGGGGCGTTACCCATGGAATGTGAAACGGCGTATTTTAGGGGATTCCGGTCACGTTTCAAATGAAGACTGTGCCCTCGCCCTCACTGATATCATTACGGACCAGACGAAAAGAATCTATCTTGCTCATTTGAGTCTGGATAATAATATGAAAGACCTTGCCCATATGTCTGTCAAAAATGTTTTGGAAGAGCGTGGAATTGAAGTGGGCAGCCACATTGAACTGCATGATACAGACCCACAGGAAGCTACACCAATCTTTGAGGTTTAA
- a CDS encoding TIGR00730 family Rossman fold protein codes for MERICVFAGSSAGNDPIFIEKTKALGKKLAAKDIELVYGGAKSGLMGVLADQVLDSGGKVTGIMPSHLFEKEIVHPNITEMIEVGTMHERKAKMSELADGFIALPGGFGTFEELFETVSWAQIGLHTKPLALYNIAEYYTPLVQLIEHAIKAGFVPEDNRELFIDAKDPSSLLNDMEQKK; via the coding sequence GTGGAACGCATTTGTGTATTCGCCGGGTCCAGTGCGGGGAATGACCCGATTTTCATTGAGAAAACGAAAGCTTTAGGAAAAAAGCTGGCTGCAAAGGACATTGAGCTGGTCTATGGTGGTGCTAAAAGTGGGTTAATGGGTGTGTTAGCCGATCAAGTGCTGGACAGCGGTGGAAAAGTGACCGGGATTATGCCGAGCCACCTCTTTGAAAAAGAAATCGTCCATCCGAACATTACAGAAATGATCGAGGTTGGAACCATGCATGAAAGAAAAGCAAAGATGAGCGAATTGGCCGACGGATTCATTGCCCTTCCTGGAGGTTTTGGTACGTTTGAAGAGCTTTTTGAAACGGTTAGCTGGGCTCAAATTGGCCTTCATACAAAACCGCTCGCGCTATACAACATTGCGGAATACTACACTCCGCTTGTTCAGCTCATTGAACACGCTATAAAAGCAGGGTTTGTACCTGAGGATAACCGTGAGCTTTTTATCGATGCCAAAGATCCTTCATCTTTATTGAATGACATGGAGCAGAAAAAATAA
- a CDS encoding S1C family serine protease, whose translation MGYYDDHSPTRQQKQQRRRWVMPTIVGGILGAVLVLLALPALVQTELLPYDMTIPEDESGLVEDDQGLTGGTTKNVQLDVNTQITDVVEKVTPSVVGVVNLQTRQDFWQQEGDSAQQAGVGSGVIYKKEDDTAYVVTNNHVIEGASEIEVVLADETRVKAQLIGGDLFTDLAVLKMPADQVDQVAELGTSENLKVGEPAIAIGNPLGLSFAGSVTQGIISGKERAIPQDFNGDGMEDWQAEVIQTDAAINPGNSGGALINIDGQLIGINSMKIAQSAVEGIGFAIPIDSAKPIIDELEQYGQVNRPYIGIEAYGLNEVPTSEWNNTLNLPQDVDGGLYIRSIRQMSPAAKAGLEPLDVITALDGEPVRDIIDLRKYLYNEKDPGDEMEITYYRDGEQATTTLTLGSQE comes from the coding sequence GTGGGTTATTATGATGATCATTCCCCTACCCGTCAGCAGAAGCAACAGCGCAGACGGTGGGTGATGCCGACAATAGTCGGAGGTATTCTTGGAGCCGTTCTTGTTTTATTGGCATTGCCTGCTTTGGTTCAGACAGAGTTGCTTCCTTATGATATGACGATCCCCGAAGATGAAAGTGGACTTGTTGAAGATGATCAGGGATTGACGGGTGGCACGACTAAAAATGTCCAGCTTGATGTAAATACCCAAATCACCGATGTCGTTGAAAAAGTGACTCCCTCCGTTGTAGGAGTCGTCAACTTGCAGACACGTCAAGATTTTTGGCAGCAGGAAGGTGACTCCGCCCAACAGGCAGGAGTAGGATCCGGGGTTATTTATAAAAAGGAAGATGACACAGCTTATGTCGTGACGAATAACCACGTCATTGAAGGGGCCAGTGAAATTGAAGTCGTCCTTGCCGATGAAACAAGGGTCAAAGCCCAGCTGATCGGTGGAGATTTATTTACCGATCTGGCCGTTTTGAAAATGCCGGCTGATCAAGTCGATCAAGTCGCTGAGCTCGGCACTTCAGAAAACTTGAAAGTTGGTGAACCGGCCATCGCCATCGGCAACCCGCTTGGTCTCAGTTTCGCAGGATCGGTCACTCAAGGAATCATCAGTGGTAAGGAACGGGCGATTCCTCAGGACTTCAATGGAGATGGAATGGAAGACTGGCAGGCAGAAGTCATTCAAACGGATGCAGCCATAAACCCCGGAAACAGCGGTGGTGCCCTTATTAACATAGATGGTCAATTGATTGGCATTAACTCCATGAAAATTGCTCAGTCTGCCGTTGAAGGCATCGGTTTTGCTATACCCATTGATTCAGCCAAACCAATCATTGATGAATTGGAACAATACGGGCAGGTAAATCGTCCTTACATTGGTATTGAAGCCTATGGACTGAATGAGGTACCGACGTCCGAGTGGAACAATACGTTAAACCTCCCTCAAGATGTAGACGGCGGGTTATATATCCGAAGCATCCGTCAAATGTCTCCAGCTGCTAAAGCAGGTCTTGAGCCATTGGATGTCATCACAGCCCTTGATGGAGAACCCGTTCGGGACATCATTGACTTGCGTAAGTATTTATACAATGAAAAAGATCCAGGTGATGAGATGGAAATTACCTATTATCGTGACGGTGAGCAAGCAACCACCACTCTAACACTGGGATCCCAAGAGTAA
- a CDS encoding YycH family regulatory protein — protein sequence MKKETMKSVILVILIAFSLVLTVALWTYQPVNETLEEDVFIEDTKLEEIGSERSLPNLVPPDEIVFHEQNSYFTFKDNIDRTAFYQKQMQQWNLSNLDSSPRTINVDNHSEIVEIIFPAHLPVQVISDIFQVNEGVPIENLQANFNRIFLLRHSQEGSAASSASYELWFVNSNDEGSEVTLQADISAASGERAIQEVDNKDELVEMSRVADVLQIEAEDGTNASHIYVPKNPVSMSEYVLQTGAVNVKPIQNDIFPSNTRVFKSRTNSGENITKTFQRRLTQYDKRMEYDLTIPNSANQKNLTEYELFVQSMEDINSHLGWTNDYRLNSILSGRDEVRYRLYFNDRPVLENVETYKLASIQLSYQQGQIQEYDRPLVQYSSINESKTNLLSGVEVLLDLQKDGELETSRIRDLEIMYTLEEQRSDLVYNLIPEWYMLTNSGWTKVYPEERSQNAEVS from the coding sequence ATGAAAAAAGAAACCATGAAGTCCGTCATTTTGGTGATTCTCATCGCCTTCAGCTTAGTGTTGACGGTAGCTCTTTGGACGTATCAGCCCGTGAATGAAACCTTGGAAGAGGATGTGTTCATTGAAGACACGAAATTAGAAGAAATAGGATCAGAACGGTCCTTACCAAATCTGGTTCCTCCGGATGAAATTGTGTTTCATGAGCAAAATTCTTATTTTACATTCAAAGATAATATCGATCGAACAGCTTTTTACCAAAAGCAGATGCAGCAGTGGAACTTATCCAATCTTGATTCAAGTCCAAGAACGATCAATGTCGATAACCACAGCGAGATTGTGGAAATTATTTTTCCTGCGCATCTGCCGGTCCAGGTGATCAGTGATATCTTTCAAGTGAACGAAGGTGTTCCAATAGAGAACCTGCAGGCTAACTTCAATCGAATCTTCTTATTGCGTCATTCCCAAGAAGGAAGTGCTGCTTCAAGTGCTTCTTACGAGTTATGGTTTGTAAATAGTAATGATGAGGGAAGTGAAGTTACCCTTCAGGCAGATATCAGTGCAGCTTCTGGTGAACGTGCCATACAGGAAGTCGACAATAAAGATGAACTGGTGGAAATGTCACGTGTGGCAGATGTACTGCAGATTGAAGCCGAGGATGGAACGAATGCTTCTCACATTTACGTCCCTAAAAACCCTGTGAGTATGTCGGAATATGTTCTGCAAACAGGAGCTGTAAACGTAAAACCGATACAAAATGATATTTTTCCTTCTAACACACGGGTGTTCAAGTCCCGGACGAATAGTGGGGAGAATATAACCAAAACATTCCAGAGAAGGTTAACGCAATATGATAAAAGAATGGAATATGATTTAACGATTCCTAACTCAGCAAATCAGAAAAACTTGACGGAATATGAATTGTTTGTCCAGAGTATGGAGGATATCAATAGTCATTTGGGTTGGACGAATGACTATCGTCTGAACTCGATCTTGAGTGGTCGTGATGAAGTTCGCTACCGCCTCTACTTTAATGACCGTCCTGTTCTTGAGAACGTAGAGACTTACAAGTTGGCAAGCATCCAGTTAAGTTATCAGCAAGGGCAGATCCAGGAATATGACCGCCCGCTTGTCCAGTACAGCAGCATTAATGAAAGTAAAACGAATCTTTTGTCCGGCGTAGAAGTCCTTTTGGATCTCCAAAAAGATGGGGAATTGGAAACGTCCAGAATCAGGGATCTGGAGATTATGTACACACTTGAAGAACAAAGGAGCGACTTGGTGTACAACTTGATTCCTGAATGGTACATGTTGACAAACAGCGGTTGGACGAAAGTTTATCCAGAAGAAAGGTCTCAAAATGCAGAGGTTTCGTAA
- the walK gene encoding cell wall metabolism sensor histidine kinase WalK, translating into MKEVGFFQSVRLKLILVYILLLLLGIQVIGVYFVDRLEEQLETNFTNSVEGQLNSLTYSLQNAFNTERGEDSLPLNADLQSLINDFSDDNTDIGKLMVVDNNQKVLAATTTSDQSPIGKKVTDTTITKVFLFGEATEPEPRREEGTNNRLFRGTNPITDESGDEIVGALYYEVYMNDIYEQLGEIISIFAKGTVLAITVTALLGILVARTITKPLTEMKRQAQVMATGDFSQKVDVKGNDEIGQLGHTFNDLNDKLKLATATTEGERRKLSSVLSNMSDGVIATDRLGAITLMNAPASKLIGQTFEEVQGQSLVDVLDLNDQVENISEVEEAGSMIIDLSSDDNHLLLKANFSVVEDENHDMNGFITVISDVTEQQRVEKERREFVSNVSHELRTPLTTMRSYIEALNDGAWQDPDIAPRFLDVTQNETDRMIRLVNDLLQLTKMDHKETSLMKERVEFVSFFDHIIDRFEMNKNEKVEFIRNLSNKKMYVWMDKDKVTQVLDNIISNAIKYSPEGGSIRFNAHSTKKQLRVSITDEGIGMPPDTVDKIFDRFYRVDKSRAREMGGTGLGLAIAREMIEAHHGKIWAESREGKGTTVHFTLPLMSQKRRGQS; encoded by the coding sequence ATGAAAGAAGTGGGCTTCTTTCAGTCTGTTAGGCTGAAGCTGATTCTTGTATACATTTTGTTATTGTTATTGGGCATTCAGGTCATTGGTGTCTACTTTGTCGACCGGTTGGAAGAGCAGTTGGAAACGAACTTCACGAATTCCGTTGAAGGGCAGCTGAATTCATTAACCTACAGTTTGCAAAATGCGTTCAATACAGAGCGGGGAGAAGATTCGCTTCCTTTGAATGCAGACCTACAAAGTCTTATTAATGATTTTAGCGACGATAACACAGACATTGGGAAACTCATGGTGGTCGACAATAACCAAAAAGTGCTTGCAGCTACGACAACAAGCGACCAGTCTCCCATAGGTAAAAAAGTGACGGACACCACGATTACGAAGGTGTTCTTGTTTGGAGAGGCTACAGAACCTGAACCCCGCCGGGAAGAGGGAACCAACAACCGTCTGTTCCGCGGAACGAACCCGATTACAGATGAGTCCGGGGATGAAATTGTCGGGGCTCTTTATTATGAAGTTTATATGAACGACATCTATGAACAACTCGGGGAAATCATCAGTATTTTCGCCAAAGGGACGGTCTTAGCTATAACGGTTACGGCTTTGCTCGGGATTTTGGTGGCTAGGACCATCACGAAACCTCTGACAGAAATGAAACGACAGGCACAAGTCATGGCGACAGGGGACTTCTCCCAGAAGGTCGATGTAAAAGGTAATGATGAAATTGGACAGTTAGGCCATACCTTTAATGATTTGAACGATAAACTGAAGCTCGCTACTGCAACGACCGAGGGTGAGCGCCGGAAGCTTAGTTCTGTGCTTTCCAATATGTCAGATGGAGTTATTGCGACAGATCGTCTCGGCGCCATCACACTGATGAATGCCCCTGCCTCGAAATTAATTGGACAGACATTCGAGGAAGTCCAAGGACAATCCCTTGTGGATGTTCTTGATTTGAATGATCAGGTTGAAAATATTTCTGAGGTGGAAGAAGCGGGTTCTATGATCATTGATTTAAGCAGTGACGATAACCACCTTCTTCTGAAAGCCAACTTTTCTGTGGTTGAAGATGAAAACCATGACATGAATGGTTTTATTACGGTCATTAGTGATGTGACCGAACAACAACGTGTAGAAAAAGAAAGAAGAGAGTTTGTTTCGAATGTATCGCACGAACTACGTACACCGTTGACGACGATGCGGAGTTATATAGAAGCATTGAACGATGGAGCATGGCAAGATCCTGATATCGCACCAAGATTCCTTGATGTGACTCAAAATGAGACAGATCGTATGATTCGTTTAGTGAACGACCTTTTACAGTTGACCAAAATGGATCACAAAGAAACCAGCCTGATGAAAGAGCGTGTGGAGTTCGTCAGCTTCTTTGACCATATCATTGACCGTTTTGAAATGAACAAGAATGAAAAGGTAGAGTTCATTCGCAATTTGTCGAATAAGAAGATGTACGTATGGATGGACAAAGATAAGGTTACTCAAGTGCTGGATAACATCATCTCAAATGCCATCAAATACTCTCCAGAAGGTGGAAGTATACGGTTTAATGCCCATTCTACTAAGAAACAGCTGCGGGTGAGTATTACCGATGAAGGGATCGGAATGCCTCCGGACACCGTTGATAAAATCTTTGATCGCTTTTATCGTGTCGATAAATCCCGTGCGAGAGAAATGGGAGGAACCGGACTGGGCCTCGCTATTGCCCGGGAAATGATTGAAGCTCATCATGGGAAAATTTGGGCGGAAAGCCGTGAAGGTAAGGGCACGACTGTCCACTTTACTTTACCGCTCATGAGTCAGAAGCGGAGGGGACAGTCATGA
- the yycI gene encoding two-component system regulatory protein YycI, with amino-acid sequence MQWGQIKTLFIVSFLILDLFLLQQLLSKQAEDEVGQISTVAESIETELEANDISIADGAIPEELPEATPIESESTHTLPDDVMSEIEGMDESDKEIELKEDNQVLQVTFDEPIEVTEDTIQSVVTDIVPFASRYSYWGWNEESGAALFFQAKDNKTVYFNNNGYLLLNIVDGEITGYVATLLAFEEGEYSGPSGDTEVNIEPLSAIRILLNNGLIEPGDEITSMDIGYHTSYSLPAGEENETQVFASTWKVTVNGDRNHFLYTLDGTIIEYINEETFISDVKSEYGLKSVEEEQTAANENRETN; translated from the coding sequence ATGCAGTGGGGTCAAATTAAAACATTATTTATCGTCAGTTTCCTAATCCTCGACCTTTTCCTGCTGCAGCAATTGTTAAGCAAGCAAGCGGAGGATGAAGTGGGGCAGATCTCCACTGTTGCTGAAAGCATTGAAACCGAACTGGAAGCGAACGACATTTCTATTGCGGATGGTGCGATCCCGGAGGAATTGCCAGAAGCTACCCCGATTGAATCAGAGAGTACGCATACGCTTCCTGATGATGTGATGAGTGAGATTGAAGGTATGGACGAGAGTGATAAAGAAATTGAGCTCAAAGAAGACAATCAGGTATTACAAGTCACTTTTGATGAGCCGATCGAAGTGACAGAAGATACGATTCAGAGCGTAGTAACAGATATCGTACCTTTTGCGTCCCGTTATTCTTACTGGGGGTGGAACGAAGAGTCGGGTGCGGCTCTCTTTTTCCAGGCCAAAGACAATAAGACGGTTTATTTTAACAATAACGGATACTTGCTGTTGAATATTGTGGATGGTGAAATAACGGGGTATGTCGCAACTTTGCTCGCTTTTGAAGAAGGGGAGTACTCTGGTCCTTCCGGTGATACGGAAGTCAATATCGAACCTTTAAGTGCGATTCGTATCCTGTTGAATAACGGTCTTATTGAGCCGGGAGATGAAATCACCTCGATGGATATTGGCTATCATACGAGTTACAGTCTGCCTGCCGGGGAAGAAAATGAAACACAAGTTTTCGCATCTACATGGAAAGTGACGGTGAACGGTGATCGTAATCATTTTCTCTACACTTTGGACGGGACAATCATTGAATACATCAATGAAGAAACTTTTATCTCAGATGTTAAAAGTGAATACGGCTTAAAAAGTGTGGAAGAAGAGCAAACGGCAGCCAATGAAAATAGAGAAACCAATTAA
- the yycF gene encoding response regulator YycF: MAQKILVVDDEKPIADILKFNLEKEGYEVVCAYDGDEAIAKADEEEPELILLDIMLPNKDGNEVCREVRKRHNMPIIMLTAKDAEIDKVLGLEMGADDYVTKPFSNRELIARVKANLRRQQQEPEDSAQQTKDIEIGRLAIHPDAYTVTRDGNHIELTHREFELLHYLARHIGQVMTREHLLETVWGYDYYGDVRTVDVTVRRLREKIEENPSNPMWIVTRRGVGYYLRNPEQD, encoded by the coding sequence ATGGCACAGAAAATTTTAGTGGTCGATGACGAAAAACCCATTGCGGATATATTGAAATTCAACCTAGAAAAAGAAGGTTATGAAGTCGTATGTGCATATGACGGAGATGAGGCGATTGCGAAAGCAGATGAAGAAGAGCCGGAATTAATTCTTCTTGATATTATGCTGCCAAACAAAGACGGTAATGAAGTCTGCCGTGAAGTGAGGAAACGTCATAATATGCCGATCATAATGTTAACGGCCAAAGATGCAGAGATTGATAAAGTACTCGGACTGGAAATGGGGGCCGATGACTATGTGACCAAGCCCTTTAGCAATCGTGAATTGATTGCCCGGGTAAAGGCGAATCTGCGTCGTCAACAGCAGGAGCCTGAAGACAGTGCGCAGCAGACGAAGGATATTGAAATCGGCCGTCTGGCCATCCACCCGGATGCTTATACGGTAACTCGTGACGGGAATCATATTGAATTGACTCACCGTGAGTTTGAACTTCTTCATTATCTTGCTCGTCATATCGGACAAGTCATGACTCGTGAACATTTGCTTGAGACTGTTTGGGGCTATGACTATTATGGGGACGTCCGTACCGTCGACGTAACGGTAAGACGCTTGCGTGAAAAAATTGAAGAGAATCCTAGTAACCCAATGTGGATTGTTACCCGTCGCGGGGTTGGGTATTATTTGAGAAACCCAGAGCAGGATTAA